A window from Mycolicibacterium tokaiense encodes these proteins:
- a CDS encoding CheR family methyltransferase: protein MNEPAPQPESARARELTLIEAEAFFYTVFEYLGYDFRHYSDASRNRRLTAFVERYELGTISQAQGRVLREPALLAALLSSMTVNVTEMFRDPTVFAKLRTEVLPRLATFPRIRIWVAGCATGEEAYSVAILLDEAGLLERSTIYATDIDGDSLRVATSAIYPADAMVRATRNYQASGGQRPFSDWYVARYDRCILSPHLRSRLEFFSHNLATDSAFGEFNLIMCRNVFIYFEETLQRRAEAMFRDSLAPFGNLVIGPREGLTSHGATLFTPLDRRLGIFSTNQRQHARP, encoded by the coding sequence ATGAATGAACCTGCGCCCCAACCAGAGTCGGCCAGGGCCCGGGAACTCACGCTGATCGAGGCGGAGGCGTTCTTCTACACGGTCTTCGAATATCTCGGCTACGACTTCCGGCACTACAGCGACGCTTCCCGAAACCGTCGCCTGACCGCATTCGTCGAACGCTACGAGCTGGGTACCATCTCGCAGGCGCAGGGCCGGGTGTTGCGCGAGCCGGCGCTGCTGGCCGCGCTGCTGTCGTCGATGACGGTCAATGTCACCGAGATGTTCCGCGACCCAACGGTGTTCGCGAAGCTGCGCACGGAGGTGTTGCCGCGTCTGGCGACGTTCCCGCGGATCCGGATCTGGGTCGCGGGCTGCGCCACCGGCGAGGAGGCCTATTCGGTGGCGATCCTGCTGGACGAGGCGGGTCTGCTGGAACGCAGCACCATCTACGCCACCGACATCGACGGCGACTCGCTGCGGGTGGCCACCTCGGCCATCTACCCGGCGGACGCGATGGTGCGTGCCACCCGCAACTACCAGGCCAGCGGCGGGCAGCGGCCGTTCTCCGACTGGTACGTCGCCAGATATGACCGCTGCATCCTGAGCCCGCACCTGCGCTCACGCCTGGAGTTCTTCTCCCACAACCTCGCCACCGACAGTGCCTTCGGCGAGTTCAACCTGATCATGTGCCGCAACGTGTTCATCTATTTCGAAGAGACCCTCCAGCGCCGGGCCGAGGCGATGTTCCGAGACAGCCTGGCGCCGTTCGGCAACCTGGTGATCGGGCCCCGCGAGGGACTCACCAGCCACGGGGCCACGCTGTTCACCCCGCTGGACCGCCGACTCGGGATCTTCTCGACGAACCAGCGCCAACATGCCCGGCCCTGA
- a CDS encoding chemotaxis protein CheB — protein sequence MPGPEVIVIGGSAGGMKALRGILETLPHLGDRIGVVVLHRAPDFSPLTEVLQTHTEIPMWEPPESPWLCPRGAIVVAPAGYHLLLGPGRRLSREPQTPVGLYEPASGVRAHLSLDAQVAYSRPSLDVAFFSAAQLPNPVTAVLLSCANEDGAAGCAAVQAAGGRVVIQDPATCEAPVAVTAALRVLQPDHVADPRGIGEWLARG from the coding sequence ATGCCCGGCCCTGAGGTCATCGTGATCGGCGGCAGCGCCGGAGGCATGAAGGCCCTGCGGGGCATCCTGGAGACGCTGCCGCACCTCGGCGACCGCATCGGGGTGGTGGTGTTGCACCGCGCGCCCGACTTCTCACCGTTGACCGAGGTGCTGCAGACCCACACCGAGATCCCCATGTGGGAGCCGCCGGAGAGCCCGTGGCTGTGCCCCCGCGGCGCCATCGTCGTGGCTCCCGCGGGCTATCACCTGCTGCTGGGCCCGGGCCGCCGGCTGTCCCGCGAACCGCAGACACCGGTCGGCCTGTACGAGCCGGCCAGCGGTGTGCGCGCCCACCTGTCGCTCGATGCTCAGGTGGCCTACTCGCGGCCGTCACTGGACGTGGCGTTCTTCAGTGCGGCGCAGTTGCCGAATCCGGTGACCGCCGTGCTGCTGTCGTGCGCCAACGAGGACGGTGCCGCAGGATGCGCGGCGGTGCAGGCGGCTGGGGGCCGGGTGGTGATCCAGGACCCGGCCACCTGTGAGGCGCCGGTGGCGGTCACCGCGGCGCTGCGGGTACTGCAGCCCGACCATGTGGCCGATCCGCGGGGGATCGGCGAATGGCTTGCGCGGGGCTAG
- a CDS encoding sensor domain-containing protein gives MHRCCALGLAGVLLLSGCASAPGTAVWSGSRVDDADLPALLLTADQVGEITGVELPEASVADTYLTEGVPADCRWAWEPAVEDTYVDAAPTGVAHAVLYTPDGSGLQVHQALVTVANEATADTFLAALPDSWTACADAVIETGPRRRVTGVAPGYQFGGVVVDEVGRTVSISRTSLSSGSECQRTVTTRTNVIVDVSVCGDTAAGQLETIVERLADNVET, from the coding sequence GTGCATCGCTGCTGCGCACTGGGCCTGGCGGGAGTTCTGCTGTTGTCGGGTTGTGCGTCGGCACCCGGCACCGCCGTGTGGAGCGGCAGCCGGGTCGACGACGCCGACCTGCCCGCGCTGTTGTTGACCGCCGACCAGGTCGGGGAGATCACCGGTGTCGAGCTGCCCGAGGCGTCGGTAGCCGACACCTACCTCACCGAGGGGGTACCCGCCGATTGCAGGTGGGCCTGGGAGCCCGCGGTCGAAGACACCTATGTCGATGCCGCGCCGACCGGGGTGGCGCACGCGGTGCTGTACACACCGGACGGGTCCGGGCTGCAGGTGCACCAGGCGCTGGTGACGGTGGCCAACGAAGCAACCGCCGACACATTCCTTGCCGCACTGCCGGATTCGTGGACCGCGTGCGCGGACGCCGTCATCGAGACGGGCCCGCGGCGCCGGGTCACCGGTGTCGCCCCCGGCTATCAGTTCGGTGGGGTGGTGGTGGACGAAGTCGGACGTACCGTGTCCATCTCCCGTACCTCGCTGTCGTCCGGCTCCGAGTGCCAGCGGACGGTGACCACGCGGACCAACGTGATCGTCGATGTCAGCGTGTGCGGAGACACCGCGGCGGGGCAGCTCGAGACCATCGTGGAGCGACTTGCGGACAACGTGGAAACCTAG
- a CDS encoding MFS transporter, translating to MLSTSSRPPRSLRDAWPALLGLSAVFLIEMLDNSILTVALPTIGRHLHASATALQWVTGAYAVVFGGLMLLFGAVADRFGRRRIMLAGLTLLGLASLATGLVSSTGELIAVRAAMGVAAAMTTPGSMALAFRLFTDDGLRVRALTLISTVGLVGLAVGPTVGGLVLAVAPWQALLLVNAPVALLAIVGIRYGILADTELHRAPLDLTGAALATTAIVLALVAPTLFVAGTPMSWVVLAAAVVAAVLFVLRERLARHPLVDLGLVTHPLVSSGLAFKAAAGLATAGLGYLVTLQLQLDWGWPPALAALGMLPQVVVLLAGGLFVNPLVQRLGLERAGYLSATAVVAGLAVYAAFGTLTYAWVAVALALVAAGLRVVGVVAAMNVMRGLPESRTTLGAALTDTVTQVTSGAGVAVSGTVLAAMFAGSLTASAWTPVQTGQFHAAVTVAGMTLTVLAAILVGWGFLRTRTADTIPTPS from the coding sequence ATGCTCTCTACATCTTCGCGCCCGCCCCGCTCGCTGCGGGACGCCTGGCCCGCGTTGCTCGGCCTGAGCGCGGTCTTCCTGATCGAGATGCTGGACAACTCGATCCTCACTGTCGCCCTGCCCACCATCGGCCGCCACCTGCACGCGTCGGCCACCGCCCTGCAATGGGTCACCGGCGCCTACGCCGTGGTGTTCGGCGGACTCATGCTGCTGTTCGGCGCGGTGGCCGATCGCTTCGGTCGTCGGCGGATCATGCTGGCGGGGCTGACGCTGCTCGGACTGGCCAGCCTGGCGACAGGACTGGTGTCCAGCACCGGTGAACTGATTGCGGTGCGGGCGGCCATGGGCGTGGCGGCCGCGATGACGACACCCGGCTCGATGGCGCTGGCGTTCCGGCTGTTCACCGACGACGGCCTGCGGGTCCGCGCGCTGACCCTGATCTCGACGGTGGGGCTGGTGGGGCTGGCGGTCGGCCCCACCGTGGGCGGGCTGGTGCTGGCTGTCGCCCCCTGGCAGGCGCTGCTGCTGGTCAACGCGCCGGTCGCACTCCTGGCGATCGTCGGGATCCGGTACGGAATTCTCGCCGATACCGAGCTGCATCGTGCTCCGCTGGACCTGACGGGCGCTGCCCTGGCAACAACGGCGATTGTGCTGGCGCTCGTTGCACCGACGCTGTTCGTCGCCGGCACCCCGATGTCCTGGGTGGTGCTCGCAGCCGCCGTCGTCGCCGCGGTGCTGTTCGTGCTGCGCGAGCGGCTGGCCCGCCACCCGCTGGTGGACCTCGGCCTGGTCACCCACCCGCTGGTGTCCAGCGGCCTGGCATTCAAGGCCGCAGCCGGACTGGCCACCGCCGGCCTGGGTTACCTGGTGACGCTGCAGCTGCAGCTGGACTGGGGCTGGCCACCCGCCTTGGCCGCGCTGGGGATGCTGCCGCAGGTGGTGGTGTTGCTCGCGGGCGGACTGTTCGTCAATCCGCTGGTGCAGCGCCTCGGGCTGGAACGGGCCGGCTATCTCAGCGCCACCGCGGTGGTGGCGGGACTGGCGGTCTACGCGGCCTTCGGCACACTCACCTACGCCTGGGTGGCCGTCGCGCTGGCCCTGGTGGCGGCCGGACTGCGAGTGGTGGGTGTGGTAGCCGCGATGAACGTGATGCGCGGCCTGCCCGAGAGCCGGACCACTCTCGGCGCCGCCCTCACCGATACCGTCACGCAGGTGACCTCCGGTGCCGGAGTCGCCGTGTCCGGCACCGTGCTCGCCGCGATGTTCGCCGGCAGCCTCACGGCATCGGCGTGGACACCGGTGCAGACCGGGCAGTTCCACGCCGCGGTGACTGTTGCGGGTATGACCCTGACGGTGCTGGCGGCGATCCTGGTCGGGTGGGGATTCCTGCGGACGCGGACTGCTGACACGATCCCCACCCCGTCCTAG
- a CDS encoding TetR/AcrR family transcriptional regulator, protein MPRTGERGGPQTRARISDIATRMFIEQGFDAVTVAQVAKAAGVSSVTVFNHFPRKEDLLLDRADETAEILRCAVRDRAPGSDVLTSLRAAALHLADQQHALSGTMPDSAPFFRTVADSPALLARSREIAAELQATLRAELARDAAFDGDSALFAALVIAGYATVLTETARKVIAGAPDLVADHRARVERLFDALRDGLG, encoded by the coding sequence GTGCCACGCACGGGTGAGCGCGGTGGTCCGCAGACGCGGGCCAGGATCTCGGACATCGCCACGCGGATGTTCATCGAGCAGGGCTTCGACGCGGTGACGGTGGCGCAGGTCGCCAAGGCGGCCGGCGTCTCCAGCGTCACGGTGTTCAATCACTTCCCGCGCAAAGAGGATCTGCTGCTAGACCGCGCCGACGAGACCGCCGAGATCCTGCGCTGCGCCGTTCGGGACCGGGCGCCGGGCTCCGACGTGCTGACCTCCCTACGGGCGGCCGCGCTGCACCTGGCCGACCAGCAGCACGCGCTGTCCGGCACCATGCCCGACTCGGCGCCCTTCTTCCGCACCGTCGCCGACTCGCCCGCCCTGCTCGCCCGCAGCAGGGAGATCGCCGCCGAGCTGCAAGCCACCCTGCGCGCAGAACTCGCCCGCGACGCCGCCTTCGACGGCGACAGCGCGCTGTTCGCCGCCCTCGTGATCGCCGGTTACGCCACCGTCCTGACCGAAACCGCCCGCAAGGTCATCGCGGGCGCACCGGACCTGGTGGCCGACCACCGCGCGCGCGTCGAGAGATTGTTCGACGCCTTGCGTGACGGCCTCGGTTAG
- a CDS encoding arabinosyltransferase domain-containing protein, with protein MTEALKGGHVAQDVTVARWVAMIAGLLGFVFAVAAPLLPVTQTTANLNWPQLGQLSNVTAPLISQVPVSMTATVPCSVLQSMPADGGLVLGTAPAEGKQAALNGLFVNVTEERVDVTDRNVVVASVSRERARGCSELQITSSEEGTFAEFVGLTQVTGPDAGQPQRTGFADPNLRPAIVGVFTDLTGPAPPGLSFSAEIDTRFTTSPTTLKLLSMVLAIVCTVIALLALWRLDRIDGHRMQRLIPTRWKTFTLVDAVVIGLSGLWYIGGSNSSDDGYILQMARVAEHAGYMSNYFRWFGSPEDPFGWYYNLLALMSQVSTASIWMRLPDLVCALVCWLLLSREVLPRLGPAVAASRPALWAAGLVLLAAWMPFNNGLRPEGQIATGALITYVLIERAVTGRRLLPAALAIITAAFTLGIQPTGLIAVAALLAGGRPILRIIAQRRQLVGTWPLLLPLLAAGTVILPVVFADQTLATVLEATRIRTEIGPSQEWYTENLRYFYMILPTVDGSLSRRFGFLITATSLFAAMFIMLRRKRVPGVARGPAWRLMGIIFATVFCLMFTPTKWVHHMGLFAAVGGAMAALATVLVSPLVLRWARNRMAFLAALLFILALCWATTNGWWYVSSYGVPFNNSMPTIGPVSVSTIFFALFAVTALYALWLHFAPRDRGNGRIAAAVTAAPIPVIAGFMVAVFVASMAIGVVRQYPTYSNTWSNLRAFTGGCGLADDVLVEPDSNDGFLAPLPGDYGALGPLGGVDPVGFAPDGVPDRIVAEAIRQPFPMPGTDADWDDPVRLDTPGVNGSTVPLPYGLDPARVPVAGSYTQGPQQQSTLNSAWYQLPPRDDAHPLVVVTAAGTITGNSVFNGRTEGQTVELEYATAGPDGAPVAGGRVEPYDLGPIPSWRNLRYDRAEIPDDATAVRIVVEDLSLTPGDWVAVTPPRVPELRSVQEYVGSQQPVLMDWAVGLAFPCQQPMLHAHGVTEVPRFRITPDYNAKRLDTDSWEDGMNGGLLGITDLLLRAQVMSSYLSRDWGRDWGSLRRFDTIVDASVATLDFGTTTHSGLYSPGQIRIGP; from the coding sequence ATGACCGAGGCTCTCAAAGGCGGGCACGTCGCCCAGGACGTCACGGTGGCGCGCTGGGTCGCCATGATCGCGGGCCTGCTGGGCTTTGTCTTCGCCGTCGCCGCCCCGCTGCTGCCGGTCACGCAGACCACCGCGAACCTCAACTGGCCGCAACTGGGTCAACTGTCGAACGTCACCGCTCCCCTGATCTCGCAGGTGCCGGTGTCGATGACGGCGACGGTGCCGTGCTCGGTGCTGCAGTCCATGCCGGCCGACGGCGGGCTGGTGCTCGGCACCGCCCCGGCCGAGGGCAAGCAGGCCGCACTCAACGGCCTGTTCGTCAACGTCACCGAGGAACGCGTCGACGTCACCGACCGCAATGTGGTGGTGGCCAGCGTCTCCCGCGAGCGCGCGCGAGGATGCTCCGAGCTGCAGATCACGTCGTCCGAAGAGGGCACCTTCGCCGAGTTCGTCGGGCTGACACAGGTCACGGGCCCCGATGCGGGCCAGCCGCAGCGCACCGGCTTCGCCGACCCCAATCTGCGCCCGGCCATCGTGGGCGTGTTCACCGATCTGACCGGGCCCGCACCGCCCGGGTTGAGCTTCTCCGCCGAGATCGACACCCGCTTCACCACCTCACCGACCACGCTGAAACTGCTGTCGATGGTGCTGGCCATCGTCTGCACCGTGATCGCGCTGCTGGCACTGTGGCGGCTGGACCGCATCGACGGTCACCGGATGCAGCGCCTGATCCCCACCCGATGGAAGACCTTCACCCTGGTCGACGCCGTGGTGATCGGGCTGTCCGGGCTCTGGTACATCGGCGGGTCCAACTCCTCCGACGACGGCTACATCCTGCAGATGGCCCGGGTGGCCGAGCACGCCGGCTACATGTCGAACTACTTCCGCTGGTTCGGCAGCCCCGAGGACCCGTTCGGCTGGTACTACAACCTGCTGGCGCTGATGAGTCAGGTGAGCACGGCCAGCATCTGGATGCGGCTGCCGGACCTGGTGTGCGCGCTGGTGTGCTGGCTGCTGCTCTCGCGCGAAGTGCTGCCCCGACTCGGACCCGCGGTGGCCGCCAGCCGGCCCGCGCTCTGGGCGGCCGGGCTGGTGCTGCTGGCGGCGTGGATGCCGTTCAACAACGGCCTGCGCCCGGAAGGCCAGATCGCCACCGGCGCCCTGATCACCTACGTACTGATCGAACGTGCCGTCACCGGGCGTCGCCTGCTGCCCGCCGCGCTGGCGATCATCACCGCGGCGTTCACCCTCGGGATCCAGCCGACCGGGCTGATCGCCGTGGCGGCCCTGCTGGCCGGCGGCCGGCCCATCCTGCGGATCATCGCCCAGCGCCGCCAGCTGGTGGGCACCTGGCCGCTGCTGCTGCCGCTGCTGGCCGCGGGCACGGTGATCCTGCCGGTGGTGTTCGCCGACCAGACCCTGGCAACAGTGTTGGAGGCCACCAGGATCCGCACCGAGATCGGCCCCAGCCAGGAGTGGTACACCGAGAACCTGCGCTACTTCTACATGATCCTGCCGACCGTCGACGGCTCGCTGTCGCGGCGGTTCGGGTTCCTGATCACCGCCACCAGCCTGTTCGCGGCGATGTTCATCATGTTGCGTCGCAAGCGCGTTCCCGGGGTGGCCCGCGGGCCGGCCTGGCGCCTGATGGGCATCATCTTCGCCACGGTGTTCTGTCTGATGTTCACCCCCACCAAGTGGGTGCACCACATGGGCCTGTTCGCCGCGGTGGGCGGCGCCATGGCCGCACTGGCCACGGTGCTGGTCTCTCCCCTGGTATTGCGCTGGGCCCGCAACCGGATGGCGTTCCTGGCCGCGCTGCTGTTCATCCTCGCGCTGTGCTGGGCCACCACCAACGGCTGGTGGTATGTGTCCAGTTACGGTGTGCCGTTCAACAACTCGATGCCGACGATCGGGCCGGTCTCGGTCAGCACCATCTTCTTCGCCCTGTTCGCGGTGACGGCGCTGTACGCGCTGTGGCTGCACTTCGCCCCGCGCGACCGCGGCAACGGCCGCATCGCCGCGGCCGTGACCGCAGCACCTATCCCGGTGATCGCCGGCTTCATGGTCGCGGTGTTCGTGGCCTCGATGGCGATCGGCGTGGTGCGCCAGTACCCGACCTACTCCAACACCTGGTCGAACCTGCGGGCGTTCACCGGCGGCTGCGGCCTGGCCGACGACGTGCTGGTGGAGCCGGACAGCAACGACGGCTTCCTGGCGCCGCTGCCGGGTGACTACGGGGCGCTGGGTCCGCTGGGCGGTGTGGACCCGGTGGGCTTCGCCCCCGACGGAGTACCGGATCGCATTGTCGCCGAAGCGATCCGGCAGCCCTTCCCGATGCCGGGCACCGACGCGGACTGGGACGACCCGGTGCGCCTGGACACCCCGGGTGTCAACGGCTCCACGGTGCCGCTGCCCTACGGGCTGGACCCCGCCCGGGTTCCGGTGGCCGGCAGCTACACCCAGGGCCCGCAGCAGCAGAGCACCCTGAACTCGGCGTGGTACCAACTCCCCCCGCGTGACGACGCCCACCCCCTGGTGGTGGTGACGGCTGCAGGAACCATCACCGGCAACAGCGTGTTCAACGGCCGCACCGAGGGCCAGACTGTCGAATTGGAGTACGCCACAGCGGGTCCCGACGGCGCCCCGGTGGCCGGCGGAAGGGTGGAGCCCTACGACCTGGGCCCGATCCCGTCCTGGCGCAATCTGCGGTATGACCGCGCGGAGATTCCGGATGACGCCACCGCCGTGCGCATCGTGGTCGAGGACCTGTCGCTGACCCCTGGCGACTGGGTGGCGGTGACGCCGCCGCGGGTGCCCGAGCTGCGCTCGGTGCAGGAGTACGTGGGCTCGCAGCAGCCGGTGCTGATGGACTGGGCGGTGGGCCTGGCCTTCCCGTGCCAGCAGCCGATGCTGCACGCCCACGGCGTCACCGAGGTGCCGCGCTTCCGGATCACCCCGGACTACAACGCCAAGCGCCTGGACACCGACAGCTGGGAAGACGGCATGAACGGCGGTCTGCTGGGCATCACCGACCTGCTGCTGCGGGCCCAGGTGATGTCGAGCTACCTGTCCCGCGACTGGGGCCGGGACTGGGGTTCACTGCGCCGGTTCGACACCATCGTCGATGCTTCCGTGGCGACCCTGGACTTCGGCACCACGACACACTCGGGGCTGTACTCACCGGGCCAGATCCGGATCGGTCCCTAA
- a CDS encoding arabinosyltransferase domain-containing protein — MPAHRLARLIAVVAGIAGLILCALVPLLPVRQTTATVLWPQGTGTDGNITDVTAPLVSGAPQSLDISIPCLAVASLPADGGVVVSTVPAAGIDAGRNGLFVRANAGSVFVVVRDTVAAVAPRAAVESGACSVIRITANIGGVNADFVGIPGAAGNEPAEKRPQVAGLFTDLEVAPQDGLSARVDIDTRFITTPTALKLIAMVLGVVCVLASVIALIRLDRRVPRVRRKFFKAGLTTWIADIGVIGTLAVWHIIGPQSNDDGYNLTIARISGEAGYSANYYRYFGATEAPFDWYQSVLAHLAAISTAGVWMRLPALLAGIATWLMLSRCVIPRLGRSLAANRITVLTGAAVFLASWLAFNNGLRPEPLIAFGAVAVWMLIENSIATRRLWPAALAILVAVFSVTLAPQGLIAIAPLLVGARAIARIIRSRPHGVLPQLAPLLATGSLLFVVVFRDQTLATVAESARIKYVVGPTIAWYQDFLRPYFLTVEDSIDGSLTRRFAFFILMLCLFGVLAVQLRRGHVPGGARGPVWRLLGTTFVSLLLLTFTPTKWAIQYGVFAGLAGALAAVTAFAFSRVGLHSRRNLALYITALLFVLAWATSGWNSWFDVGNYGVPWFDRPPVIAGRPVTTMFLVLAIIGALIAAWLHFRMDYSGHTEVKNNKRNRVLASTPLLVVAVIMVVLEVGSMVKAAAQRYPAYTNASANVAALSGNTCALADSVLVEPDPNAGMLEPVPGQPFGEYGPLGGEDPVGFTPNGVSDSLDPVEPVSIKPGTPNSDGSPNKPNIGAGYQAGTGGGYGPEGVNGSRVFLPFGLDPDTTPVMGSFDENTVAAKATSVWYELPPRTEDRPLVTVAAAGAIWSFNEEGEFSYGQDLKVQWGVRQPDGSYTELAEVGPIDIAMQRAWRNLRFPLAWAPPEANVVRIVADDPNLSEDQWFAFTPPRVPVLETAQDFLGDDTPVLMDMAVAANFPCQRPFAERLGVAELPEYRILPNFSQMQASSNLWLSAEDGGPFLFIQALLRTSTIPTYLRDDWYRDWGSIESYERVVPADVAPDATIEQGTTQVFGWSRPGPIRALP; from the coding sequence GTGCCCGCACACCGCTTAGCCCGTCTCATCGCTGTTGTGGCGGGTATCGCCGGGCTGATCCTGTGCGCGTTGGTCCCCCTGCTGCCCGTCCGTCAGACCACGGCGACCGTGCTGTGGCCGCAGGGCACCGGCACCGACGGCAACATCACCGACGTCACCGCGCCCCTGGTCTCCGGGGCCCCGCAGTCCCTCGACATCTCCATCCCCTGCCTGGCCGTGGCCAGCCTGCCGGCCGACGGCGGCGTCGTGGTCTCCACCGTCCCGGCCGCCGGCATCGACGCCGGCCGCAACGGGCTGTTCGTCCGCGCCAACGCCGGTTCGGTGTTCGTCGTCGTCCGCGACACCGTCGCCGCCGTCGCGCCCCGAGCCGCCGTCGAGAGCGGCGCCTGCAGTGTCATCCGTATCACCGCGAACATCGGCGGGGTCAACGCCGACTTCGTGGGCATCCCCGGTGCCGCGGGCAACGAACCCGCCGAGAAGCGCCCACAGGTGGCCGGCCTGTTCACCGATCTGGAGGTGGCCCCGCAGGACGGGCTGTCCGCGCGGGTGGACATCGACACCCGCTTCATCACCACCCCCACGGCGCTGAAGTTGATCGCAATGGTGCTCGGCGTCGTGTGCGTCCTCGCGTCGGTGATCGCGCTGATCCGCTTGGACCGCCGGGTGCCGCGGGTGCGCCGCAAGTTCTTCAAGGCCGGCCTGACCACATGGATCGCGGACATCGGAGTCATCGGCACGCTGGCGGTGTGGCACATCATCGGCCCGCAGTCCAACGACGACGGCTACAACCTGACCATCGCCCGCATCTCGGGTGAAGCCGGATACTCCGCCAACTACTACCGCTACTTCGGCGCCACCGAGGCGCCCTTCGACTGGTACCAGTCGGTGCTCGCCCACCTGGCGGCCATCAGCACCGCCGGGGTGTGGATGCGGCTGCCCGCGCTGCTGGCCGGCATCGCGACCTGGCTGATGCTGAGTCGCTGCGTCATCCCGCGCCTGGGCCGCAGCCTGGCCGCCAACCGGATCACCGTGCTGACCGGTGCCGCGGTGTTCCTGGCCAGCTGGCTGGCCTTCAACAACGGCCTGCGTCCCGAACCGTTGATCGCCTTCGGCGCCGTAGCGGTCTGGATGCTGATCGAGAACAGCATCGCCACCCGCAGGCTCTGGCCCGCCGCCCTGGCCATCCTGGTGGCCGTGTTCAGCGTGACGCTCGCGCCGCAGGGACTGATCGCCATCGCGCCGCTGCTGGTGGGTGCCCGCGCCATCGCCCGGATCATCAGGTCCCGCCCGCACGGGGTACTGCCCCAGCTCGCGCCGCTGCTGGCCACCGGCTCGCTGCTGTTCGTGGTGGTGTTCCGCGACCAGACCCTGGCCACCGTCGCCGAATCCGCGCGGATCAAGTACGTGGTGGGCCCGACCATCGCCTGGTACCAAGACTTCCTGCGGCCCTACTTCCTCACCGTCGAGGACAGCATCGACGGGTCGCTGACCCGCCGCTTCGCCTTCTTCATCCTGATGTTGTGCCTGTTCGGCGTGCTGGCGGTGCAGCTGCGCCGCGGCCATGTCCCCGGCGGTGCACGCGGCCCGGTGTGGCGACTGCTCGGCACCACCTTCGTCAGCCTGCTGCTGCTGACCTTCACCCCGACCAAGTGGGCCATCCAGTACGGCGTCTTCGCCGGGCTGGCCGGGGCGCTGGCCGCCGTCACCGCGTTCGCGTTCTCCCGGGTGGGGCTGCACAGCCGACGCAACCTGGCGCTCTACATCACCGCCCTGCTGTTCGTCCTGGCCTGGGCGACGTCAGGCTGGAACTCCTGGTTCGACGTCGGCAACTACGGGGTGCCCTGGTTCGACCGTCCGCCGGTGATCGCCGGACGACCGGTCACCACGATGTTCCTGGTGCTGGCCATCATCGGCGCCCTGATCGCGGCGTGGCTGCACTTCCGGATGGACTACTCCGGCCACACCGAGGTCAAGAACAACAAGCGCAACCGGGTGTTGGCGTCCACGCCGCTGCTGGTGGTCGCGGTGATCATGGTGGTGCTCGAGGTGGGCTCCATGGTCAAGGCCGCCGCGCAGCGCTACCCGGCCTATACCAATGCCAGCGCCAACGTGGCCGCGCTGTCGGGCAACACCTGTGCGCTGGCCGATTCCGTGCTGGTGGAGCCCGACCCGAATGCCGGCATGCTGGAGCCCGTCCCCGGGCAGCCGTTCGGTGAGTACGGCCCGCTGGGCGGCGAGGACCCGGTGGGCTTCACCCCCAACGGTGTCAGCGACTCGCTGGACCCGGTGGAACCGGTGTCGATCAAGCCGGGCACCCCGAACTCCGACGGCTCGCCCAACAAGCCGAACATCGGCGCCGGCTACCAGGCCGGCACCGGTGGCGGCTACGGCCCCGAAGGGGTCAACGGCTCGCGGGTGTTCCTGCCCTTCGGCCTCGACCCCGACACCACCCCGGTGATGGGCAGTTTTGACGAGAACACCGTGGCCGCCAAAGCCACCTCGGTCTGGTACGAGCTGCCGCCCCGCACCGAGGACCGCCCGCTGGTGACCGTCGCCGCGGCGGGCGCCATCTGGAGCTTCAACGAAGAGGGCGAATTCAGCTACGGCCAGGACCTCAAGGTGCAGTGGGGGGTGCGGCAGCCGGACGGCTCGTACACCGAACTCGCCGAGGTGGGCCCCATCGACATCGCCATGCAGCGCGCGTGGCGCAACCTGCGGTTCCCGCTGGCGTGGGCGCCGCCGGAGGCCAACGTGGTGCGCATCGTCGCCGACGACCCCAACCTGAGCGAGGACCAGTGGTTCGCGTTCACCCCGCCCCGGGTCCCGGTGCTGGAGACCGCCCAGGACTTCCTGGGCGACGACACCCCGGTGCTGATGGACATGGCCGTGGCCGCCAACTTCCCGTGCCAGCGCCCGTTCGCGGAGCGTCTCGGTGTGGCCGAACTCCCGGAGTACCGCATCCTGCCCAACTTCTCGCAGATGCAGGCGTCGTCGAACCTGTGGCTGTCCGCCGAGGACGGCGGACCGTTCCTGTTCATCCAGGCGCTGCTGCGCACCTCCACCATCCCGACCTACCTGCGCGACGACTGGTACCGCGACTGGGGCTCGATCGAGAGCTATGAACGTGTGGTGCCCGCCGACGTCGCGCCCGACGCCACCATCGAACAGGGCACCACCCAGGTGTTCGGGTGGAGCCGGCCCGGACCGATTCGAGCACTGCCATGA